In a single window of the Pseudomonas entomophila genome:
- a CDS encoding DUF3050 domain-containing protein: protein MSTLKSTLSAKKIALSRHPLFSEIDALDTLRRFMETHVFAVWDFMSLTKRLQQELTCVSLPWLPPEDPAAARLINEIVLGEESDDRLDHGHYSHFELYLDAMREVGACTQAIERFISLQQQGVDALSALPRAGASEAAQHFVRDTLEVALHAPAHRVAAAFLHGRESVIPMMFQQILDEWGIGSEQAPTFRYYLQRHIEVDSEDHGPAAEQLLARLVDHDPVRQEDVYAAAIAAVDSRMALWDRLRASLQTPVAEVTP from the coding sequence ATGAGCACATTGAAGAGCACCCTTTCCGCCAAGAAGATCGCACTTTCCCGGCACCCGCTGTTTTCCGAGATCGACGCGCTCGACACCCTGCGCCGATTCATGGAAACCCACGTTTTCGCCGTCTGGGACTTCATGTCGCTGACCAAACGCCTGCAACAGGAGCTGACGTGCGTCAGCCTGCCCTGGCTCCCACCCGAGGACCCGGCCGCTGCCCGCCTGATCAACGAGATCGTGCTGGGTGAGGAGTCCGACGACCGCCTGGACCACGGCCACTACAGCCACTTCGAGCTGTACCTGGACGCCATGCGTGAGGTCGGCGCCTGCACCCAGGCGATCGAACGCTTCATCAGCCTTCAGCAACAGGGTGTCGATGCGCTGAGCGCCCTGCCTCGCGCCGGAGCCAGCGAGGCGGCCCAGCACTTCGTGCGCGACACACTCGAAGTCGCCCTGCACGCCCCCGCGCACCGCGTCGCCGCAGCCTTCCTGCACGGCCGTGAAAGTGTCATCCCGATGATGTTCCAGCAGATCCTCGACGAATGGGGTATCGGCAGCGAGCAGGCCCCCACCTTCCGCTACTACCTGCAGCGGCATATCGAGGTCGACTCCGAGGACCACGGCCCAGCCGCCGAGCAGTTGCTGGCACGCCTGGTCGATCACGACCCGGTGCGCCAGGAAGACGTCTACGCCGCAGCCATCGCCGCGGTGGACAGCCGCATGGCCCTGTGGGACCGCCTGCGCGCCTCGCTGCAAACCCCTGTCGCCGAGGTCACCCCATGA